The Usitatibacter rugosus genome segment GTGGCTCGCTTCACGCCCGACAAGGTGAAGAAGCTGCTGCTCGATCCGGGCATCGTTCGGAACCGCCTGAAGGTCGCGGGCGCCGTGAAGAATGCGAAGGCGTTCCTCGCCGTGCAGAAGGAGTTCGGAAGCTTCGATGCCTACGTGTGGCGCTTCGTCGGTGGCAAGCCGAAGGTGAATCGCCCTCGCTCCACCAAAGGCGTTCCCGCAACGACGCCGGAGTCCGATGCACTGTCGAAGGACCTCAAGAAGCGCGGCTTCACGTTCGTCGGCTCCACGATCATGTACGCCTTCATGCAAGCCACCGGCCTCGTCGACGACCACATCGCCGGATGCCCCGCCGCAAATAATTAGGGTCTGACCCTAATTATTTTCGAGACTTCGCTCCGACGGTGAGGGCCGTCGTGATCGCCAGGAGCTGGAGTGCTGCGGCGCCCCAGAGGACGTGGGTGTACTGGCCGG includes the following:
- a CDS encoding DNA-3-methyladenine glycosylase I; the protein is MADKRCPWCLGSPEYIAYHDREWGRPVHDDRVFFEFLILEGAQAGLSWSTILAKRENYRKAFAGFDPVKVARFTPDKVKKLLLDPGIVRNRLKVAGAVKNAKAFLAVQKEFGSFDAYVWRFVGGKPKVNRPRSTKGVPATTPESDALSKDLKKRGFTFVGSTIMYAFMQATGLVDDHIAGCPAANN